In Nevskiales bacterium, the DNA window CTCCGCCTGCGCCGCGACCAGCGTGCGGATGCGGCTCTCCAGCAGGTCGCGCACCTCGCGATCGAGCGCGCGCACGCTCAGCTCCAGCCGCGCCTGCTGCGGGATGACGTTGTTGGCGCGTCCGGCGTTGAGCGCGCCGACGGTCACCACCGCGGCATGGCGCGGATCGACGTTGCGCGCGACGATGGTCTGCAGCGCCAGCACGATGCTCGCCGCCGCCACCACCGGGTCGGCCGCCTGGTGCGGTACCGCACCGTGGCCGCCGCGGCCGGTGAGCGTGATGGTGACGTCGTCGCTCGATGCCATCGCCGCGCCGTCGCGGAACACGAAGCGCCCTTGCGCGATGCCGGGCATGTTGTGCATCGCGAAGATCGCGTCACAGGGGAAGCGCTCGAACAGGCCCTGCTCGATCATCAGCCGTGCGCCGCCCGGGTGCTCCTCGGCCGGCTGGAAGATCAGGTTCAGCGTGCCCGAGAAGCGACCGTGTTCGGCGATATGCTTGGCCGCGGCGAGCAGCATCGCGGTATGGCCGTCGTGGCCGCAGGCGTGCATCACGCCGTCGTGCACGCTGGCCCAGGGCAGGCCACTGGTTTCGTGGATCGGCAGCGCATCCATGTCGGCGCGCAGGCCCAGGCGCTTGCGGCCGCTGCCACGCTCGAGCTGCCCGACCACGCCGGTACCAGCTAGGCCGCGGTGCACGGTGTAGCCCCAGGCTTCGAGGCGCTCGGCGATCAGCTGCGCGGTACGCTGCTCGGCCAGCCCCAGCTCCGGGTGGCGGTGGAGATCGCGCCGCAAGGCCACGAATTCGGGCGCCTGCGCACGTAGCGCCGCGATCAGCGGGTGCGTCGGCACCGGCATCACTGCAGCGGCTGCAGGTTGATGGTCTTGGCGGCTCGGATG includes these proteins:
- a CDS encoding M20 aminoacylase family protein, which codes for MKHPSRQDHQPAAAAVMPVPTHPLIAALRAQAPEFVALRRDLHRHPELGLAEQRTAQLIAERLEAWGYTVHRGLAGTGVVGQLERGSGRKRLGLRADMDALPIHETSGLPWASVHDGVMHACGHDGHTAMLLAAAKHIAEHGRFSGTLNLIFQPAEEHPGGARLMIEQGLFERFPCDAIFAMHNMPGIAQGRFVFRDGAAMASSDDVTITLTGRGGHGAVPHQAADPVVAAASIVLALQTIVARNVDPRHAAVVTVGALNAGRANNVIPQQARLELSVRALDREVRDLLESRIRTLVAAQAESFGVSAVINYRRDYPVLVNTPEETALARRVGAELLGADGITPQGEALTGSEDFAFMLEHCPGSYVLIGNGAGVGACMVHNPGYDFNDNNIAIGAAFWALLTERFLTD